One Deinococcus reticulitermitis genomic region harbors:
- a CDS encoding cyclic-di-AMP receptor, producing MKLVLAVIQDADAPALMRALSEHHFEATKLASTGGFLREGNTTLMLGVEGARLPDLKRLVAQTCRTRTRPVRALPPSGEDEGSEPAEVAVGGAVCFVLGVQEFIKL from the coding sequence ATGAAGCTCGTGCTGGCCGTCATTCAGGACGCCGACGCGCCGGCGCTGATGCGCGCCCTGTCGGAACATCATTTCGAGGCCACCAAGCTCGCGAGCACCGGGGGCTTTTTGCGCGAAGGCAACACCACGCTGATGCTCGGGGTGGAGGGCGCGCGGCTGCCTGACCTCAAGCGGCTCGTCGCCCAGACCTGCCGCACCCGCACCCGCCCGGTGCGCGCCCTGCCCCCGTCCGGTGAGGATGAGGGGTCCGAACCGGCCGAGGTGGCGGTGGGGGGCGCCGTGTGCTTCGTGCTGGGCGTGCAGGAATTTATCAAGCTGTGA
- a CDS encoding transcriptional regulator, with product MFNPPTLEDLQETRRANEKLVLGALESKPEWVETELAKTTGLALSHLRAALASLLDQGRVRRLPGTGTRAVYGLADPGLADVPATPLTENARKVRDYLEGRADSALYMSEQLRLTREEVMAALSLLNAHGMVTCTFVGSLVIFRLKETPGSNANPETPARVGNGKKKAVQLA from the coding sequence ATGTTCAATCCCCCTACCCTCGAAGACCTGCAAGAAACCCGCCGCGCCAACGAGAAGCTGGTGCTCGGTGCCCTTGAAAGCAAACCCGAATGGGTTGAAACCGAACTCGCCAAGACCACCGGTCTCGCGCTGTCGCATCTGCGCGCCGCGCTCGCCAGCCTGCTCGATCAGGGCCGCGTGCGCCGCCTGCCCGGAACGGGCACCCGCGCCGTGTACGGCCTCGCCGACCCCGGCCTCGCCGACGTGCCGGCCACGCCGCTCACCGAGAACGCCCGGAAAGTCCGCGACTACCTCGAAGGCCGAGCGGATTCGGCGCTGTACATGAGCGAGCAGCTGCGCCTGACCCGCGAGGAAGTGATGGCGGCCCTGTCGCTGCTGAACGCCCACGGCATGGTCACCTGCACCTTCGTCGGCAGCCTGGTGATTTTCCGCCTCAAGGAAACCCCCGGATCGAACGCCAACCCCGAAACCCCGGCTCGCGTGGGCAACGGTAAGAAAAAGGCTGTGCAGCTCGCCTGA
- the argJ gene encoding bifunctional glutamate N-acetyltransferase/amino-acid acetyltransferase ArgJ — MSDAAAHPALDAPALFLPRGFRAAALAAGIKPSGKTDLSCVVSDTDCAWAFAGTRSTTAAASVTRNRELYASGAAVRAIVVNAGVANAATGRRGERDNADLAGALGSVLNVPDDAVLTASTGIIGHLLPMDRVLSGVEHLPDGLQTQLLPFATAIMTTDTRPKTAQATLSTGARIVGTAKGSGMIHPDMATMFAFAFSDARVDQAALRAAFPGIVARTFNAVTVDGDTSTSDLTAVLAGGQAGEVDLGEFLQVLESVMRDLARQIAADGEGATKLLTVRVSGAATEAEALSAARTCCVSPLLKSAVHGADPNWGRVIMAVGRSGARVDVEKLRVAVQGTPVFGGQPLEYDAGAVSESMKAGEVIFDVDLGVGDARGEAWGCDLSAEYVSINADYTT; from the coding sequence ATGAGTGACGCCGCCGCCCACCCTGCCCTGGACGCCCCTGCCCTCTTCCTCCCGCGCGGTTTTCGCGCCGCTGCTCTCGCCGCCGGGATCAAGCCGAGCGGCAAGACCGACCTGAGCTGCGTGGTGAGCGACACGGACTGCGCCTGGGCCTTCGCGGGCACCCGCTCGACGACCGCCGCCGCGAGCGTGACGCGCAACCGCGAGCTGTACGCCTCGGGCGCAGCCGTGCGGGCCATCGTGGTGAATGCCGGCGTCGCCAACGCGGCGACCGGGCGACGCGGAGAACGCGACAACGCCGACCTCGCCGGCGCCCTCGGCAGCGTGCTGAACGTGCCCGACGACGCGGTGCTCACCGCCTCCACCGGCATCATCGGCCACCTCCTGCCGATGGACCGGGTGCTGAGCGGCGTCGAGCACCTGCCCGATGGGTTGCAGACGCAATTGCTTCCCTTCGCCACCGCGATCATGACGACCGACACCCGCCCGAAGACCGCCCAGGCCACCCTCAGCACGGGCGCGCGCATCGTGGGCACCGCCAAGGGCAGCGGCATGATCCACCCGGACATGGCGACGATGTTCGCCTTCGCGTTCAGTGACGCGCGCGTGGATCAGGCGGCGCTGCGGGCGGCTTTTCCCGGCATCGTGGCGCGCACCTTCAACGCGGTCACGGTGGACGGCGACACCTCCACGAGCGACCTGACTGCCGTGCTCGCGGGGGGGCAGGCCGGAGAGGTGGACCTCGGGGAGTTTCTGCAAGTTCTCGAAAGCGTGATGCGCGACCTCGCCCGCCAGATCGCCGCCGACGGGGAAGGCGCGACCAAGCTGCTGACCGTCCGGGTGAGCGGCGCCGCCACCGAGGCCGAGGCCCTGAGCGCCGCGCGCACCTGCTGCGTCTCGCCGCTGCTCAAGAGTGCCGTGCACGGCGCCGATCCCAACTGGGGCCGCGTGATCATGGCGGTGGGCCGCTCGGGGGCACGGGTGGATGTCGAAAAGCTGCGGGTGGCGGTCCAGGGCACGCCCGTCTTCGGTGGGCAGCCGCTCGAGTACGACGCCGGCGCCGTGAGCGAGAGCATGAAGGCGGGCGAGGTGATCTTCGACGTGGACCTCGGCGTGGGAGACGCGCGCGGTGAGGCGTGGGGCTGCGACCTGAGCGCCGAGTACGTGTCGATCAACGCGGACTACACGACCTGA
- a CDS encoding ABC-F family ATP-binding cassette domain-containing protein, giving the protein MPPAATLLTAEDLSVSYGERAVLAGVSLSLARGERLALLGRNGAGKTTLLRLLTGELRPEKGEGWEGEVWRAAGLRLGVLAQQHAPPAGLSVRALLDAAHPYREAEAQLLALEADLGDPARLAAWTELHARLEAAQAFAWPSRVRRILGRLDLTRFLTREAATLSGGERTRLALALALAREPDVLVLDEPTNHLDIRMREWLEGELRAFTGGALLTSHDRDFLDAVATRSLWLEGGEARDYPGGYSRARAQRELERRTQARAARLGGRERDRLQGSAEWLDRRGRRSHAVKTRAERVAVTEAPLPERQIRMRLLAGTARARVVAWGEHLSKSYGERVILQGAAFKLRQGDRVALMGANGTGKTTLLRLLAGELFPDEGEPAPVLRVAGGVTVASLDQTWHGLTPGEGLHPQFERRFGGRANALLGQAGFTAADWPKTPEQLSGGERARAGLALVSALRADLLLLDEPTNHLDVEALQALEGAVHAYGGAVVIVTHDRRFAREVANRRWVIEDARLREVPGWGSREYADPARTLTGDPPPPPPPPSARVRMGAAERELAELRRTLDAPPGTLTGREEARVRAQAHALQQQLYDLYAAAFAAPQWDAEVREGPLRVRAQRLGDWGLGEWEAGPGGGMFWAAHDEGCPHLAWDGRVLRFSAPPPAWYGAALLGGALRILFECWNVGRVRLGEGGRVLRRREYFERVGRIGGSGDLPPTSPARARSRD; this is encoded by the coding sequence ATGCCGCCCGCCGCCACCCTGCTCACCGCCGAGGACCTCAGCGTCTCGTACGGCGAGCGGGCGGTGCTCGCGGGCGTGTCGCTCAGCCTCGCGCGCGGCGAGCGCCTGGCGCTGCTTGGGCGCAACGGCGCGGGCAAGACCACGCTGCTGCGCCTGCTGACCGGCGAGCTGCGGCCCGAGAAGGGGGAGGGGTGGGAGGGCGAGGTGTGGCGGGCGGCGGGCCTGCGCCTCGGCGTCCTCGCGCAGCAGCACGCGCCCCCGGCGGGGCTGAGTGTGCGGGCGCTGCTCGACGCGGCGCACCCCTACCGCGAGGCGGAGGCGCAGCTGCTCGCCCTCGAAGCAGACCTCGGGGACCCGGCGCGGCTCGCGGCGTGGACCGAGCTGCACGCCCGGCTCGAAGCGGCGCAGGCCTTCGCGTGGCCTTCGCGGGTGCGGCGCATCCTGGGAAGGCTCGACCTCACCCGCTTTCTCACCCGCGAGGCGGCCACGCTCTCGGGCGGGGAACGCACGCGGCTCGCCCTCGCGCTCGCGCTTGCCCGCGAACCCGACGTGCTCGTGCTCGACGAGCCCACCAACCACCTCGATATCCGGATGCGCGAGTGGCTCGAAGGCGAGCTGCGCGCGTTTACGGGCGGGGCGCTGCTCACGAGCCACGACCGCGACTTTCTCGACGCCGTCGCCACCCGCTCGCTGTGGCTGGAGGGGGGGGAAGCGCGCGACTACCCCGGCGGCTACTCGCGGGCGCGGGCACAGCGCGAGCTGGAGCGCCGCACCCAGGCCCGCGCCGCCCGGCTGGGTGGGCGCGAAAGGGACCGGCTCCAGGGCAGCGCCGAGTGGCTCGACCGCCGGGGCAGGCGTTCGCACGCGGTGAAGACCCGCGCCGAGCGGGTGGCCGTCACCGAGGCGCCCTTGCCCGAGCGCCAGATTCGGATGCGGCTGCTCGCGGGGACGGCGCGGGCGCGGGTGGTGGCGTGGGGCGAGCACCTCTCCAAGAGTTACGGCGAGCGCGTCATTCTCCAAGGCGCCGCCTTCAAACTGCGGCAGGGCGACCGGGTGGCGCTGATGGGCGCGAACGGCACCGGCAAGACCACGCTGCTGCGGCTGCTCGCGGGCGAGCTGTTTCCCGACGAGGGCGAGCCCGCCCCGGTGCTGCGGGTGGCGGGCGGGGTCACGGTGGCGAGCCTCGACCAGACCTGGCACGGCTTGACACCGGGCGAGGGGCTCCACCCGCAATTTGAACGGCGCTTCGGCGGGCGGGCGAACGCGCTGCTCGGGCAGGCGGGCTTCACGGCTGCCGACTGGCCGAAGACCCCGGAGCAGCTTTCCGGCGGCGAGCGGGCGCGCGCGGGGCTGGCGCTGGTGAGTGCCCTGCGCGCCGACCTGCTGCTCCTCGACGAGCCGACGAATCACCTTGACGTGGAGGCGTTGCAGGCGCTGGAGGGCGCGGTCCACGCCTACGGCGGCGCCGTCGTGATCGTGACCCACGACCGCCGCTTCGCCCGCGAGGTCGCCAACCGGCGGTGGGTGATCGAGGACGCCCGGCTGCGCGAGGTGCCGGGCTGGGGCTCGCGCGAGTACGCCGACCCGGCGCGCACCCTGACCGGCGACCCGCCGCCCCCGCCCCCACCGCCGAGTGCCCGCGTGCGGATGGGGGCCGCCGAACGTGAGCTCGCCGAGCTGCGCCGCACCCTCGACGCTCCGCCCGGCACCCTGACCGGGCGCGAGGAGGCGCGGGTGCGCGCTCAGGCGCACGCCCTCCAGCAGCAGCTCTACGACCTCTACGCCGCAGCCTTCGCCGCCCCGCAGTGGGACGCCGAGGTGCGCGAGGGGCCGCTGCGGGTGCGGGCACAGCGTCTCGGAGACTGGGGCCTCGGAGAATGGGAGGCCGGACCGGGCGGCGGCATGTTCTGGGCCGCGCACGACGAGGGCTGCCCGCACCTCGCCTGGGACGGGCGCGTCCTGCGCTTCTCGGCGCCCCCGCCGGCGTGGTACGGCGCGGCGCTGCTCGGCGGGGCGCTGAGGATTCTTTTCGAGTGCTGGAACGTGGGCCGGGTCAGGCTCGGGGAAGGCGGGCGGGTGCTGCGCCGCCGCGAGTATTTCGAGCGGGTGGGGCGGATCGGCGGGTCGGGGGATCTTCCGCCTACTTCTCCTGCCCGAGCGCGAAGCCGCGACTGA
- a CDS encoding carbohydrate ABC transporter permease, with product MAGKPGRRLRGEWLIHLLLILAVLAVSAPLIFALIKATQESSRVLSADLAPGGAFFDNLRQIWTGANLGRYLVNSTVVAVCVTVGKTVLSLLAALAFVYFRFPLRGLAFTLLLLSLMLPTEVLIVALFDLVSRDLKWTDTYAAIIVPFLASATGTFLFRQHFLNIPVSLADAARIDGCGPLTFLTRILLPMSWNTVGALAVIQFVFAWDQYIWPLVIMQRDEKQVVQVGLRKLIDVGGQTDWGAVMAGAIVTILPPLLVFTLLQKQFSRGFALGQEK from the coding sequence ATGGCGGGTAAGCCGGGGCGGCGGCTGCGGGGCGAATGGCTCATCCACCTGCTGCTGATCCTCGCGGTGCTCGCCGTGAGTGCGCCGCTGATCTTCGCGCTGATCAAGGCGACCCAGGAGTCGAGCCGCGTGCTGAGCGCGGACCTCGCGCCGGGCGGGGCTTTCTTTGACAACCTGCGTCAGATCTGGACCGGGGCCAACCTGGGGCGCTACCTCGTCAACAGCACGGTCGTGGCGGTGTGCGTGACGGTGGGAAAGACGGTGCTGTCGCTGCTCGCGGCGCTCGCCTTCGTGTATTTCCGCTTTCCGCTGCGGGGGCTCGCCTTCACGCTGCTGCTGCTCTCGCTGATGCTGCCCACCGAAGTGCTGATCGTGGCGCTCTTCGACCTCGTCAGCCGGGACCTGAAGTGGACCGACACCTACGCGGCGATCATCGTGCCGTTCCTGGCGAGCGCGACGGGCACCTTCCTCTTCCGCCAGCACTTCCTGAATATTCCGGTGAGCCTCGCCGACGCCGCGCGTATCGACGGCTGCGGTCCGCTGACCTTCCTCACCCGCATCCTGCTGCCGATGAGCTGGAACACGGTGGGGGCGCTCGCGGTGATTCAGTTCGTGTTCGCCTGGGACCAGTACATCTGGCCGCTCGTGATCATGCAGCGCGACGAGAAACAGGTGGTGCAGGTGGGGCTGCGTAAGCTCATCGATGTCGGCGGCCAGACCGACTGGGGCGCGGTGATGGCTGGCGCCATCGTGACCATCCTGCCGCCGCTCCTCGTGTTCACGCTGCTGCAAAAGCAGTTCAGTCGCGGCTTCGCGCTCGGGCAGGAGAAGTAG
- a CDS encoding carbohydrate ABC transporter permease: MIKPTSAAPPAQEQGVFRGAALPWAFLLPTLLILAVFIYYPALQTLRLAAYQANLILGTERFVGLANFAELLSSRAYQQVALQTLIFTGLTVTGGILLALGLAWLASREVRGAAWYRLLLIYPYALSPAIAGTLWLFMFNPDIGVVNQLLGHLFQVRPRWLDEPLLAFGLVTVAAIWKGLAYNIVFYLASIQNLPGDVMEAAEIDGATGRQIFWRIAFPLLTPITFFLVFTNVISALFDSFALTDILTRGGPYFHHAGITTFLVYQLYQDGFVNYKTGAAAAQAVLMLALVAFVTWMQFRVGERRVHYGG; the protein is encoded by the coding sequence ATGATCAAACCCACCTCCGCCGCGCCGCCTGCCCAGGAGCAGGGGGTCTTTCGCGGCGCCGCGCTGCCCTGGGCCTTCCTGCTGCCCACCCTGCTGATCCTGGCCGTCTTCATCTACTACCCGGCCCTCCAGACGCTGCGGCTCGCCGCGTATCAGGCCAACCTGATTCTCGGCACCGAGCGCTTCGTCGGCCTCGCCAACTTCGCCGAGTTGCTGAGCAGCCGCGCATACCAGCAGGTGGCGCTGCAAACGCTGATCTTCACGGGGCTGACGGTGACGGGCGGCATCCTGCTCGCGCTGGGGCTGGCGTGGCTGGCGAGCCGCGAGGTTCGCGGCGCGGCGTGGTACCGCCTGCTGCTGATCTACCCCTACGCCCTGAGCCCGGCGATTGCGGGGACGCTGTGGCTCTTCATGTTCAACCCCGACATCGGGGTGGTGAACCAGCTGCTTGGACATCTCTTTCAGGTGCGCCCGCGCTGGCTCGACGAGCCGCTGCTCGCCTTCGGGCTGGTGACGGTGGCGGCGATCTGGAAGGGGCTCGCGTACAACATCGTCTTTTACCTGGCGAGCATCCAGAATCTGCCGGGCGACGTGATGGAAGCCGCCGAGATCGACGGCGCGACGGGGCGGCAGATCTTCTGGCGCATCGCCTTTCCACTGCTGACGCCGATCACGTTTTTCCTCGTGTTCACCAACGTGATCTCGGCGCTCTTCGATTCCTTCGCGCTCACCGACATCCTGACGCGCGGCGGGCCGTACTTCCACCACGCGGGCATCACGACGTTCCTCGTCTATCAGCTCTACCAAGACGGCTTCGTCAACTACAAGACCGGCGCGGCGGCGGCGCAAGCGGTGCTGATGCTGGCGCTCGTGGCCTTCGTCACCTGGATGCAGTTCCGGGTGGGCGAGCGGCGGGTGCACTATGGCGGGTAA
- a CDS encoding ABC transporter substrate-binding protein — protein sequence MQARADEFNKANPRVKVVPSYKGSYNDSLQATILAARQGRPPALVQIFEVGSQLALDSGAFQPVSGIKRVDFSDYLRPVINYYTIGGRVNSLPFNSSSPVLYYNQDLMQKAGLNPKQPPTTFAGILSACKKIEAAKLGANCFGMSLNGWFIEQWMAQQGATLLNNGNGREKRATSVNLDSPQGRKIFTFFKTLQDNKWFSYTGKLEDWDGSDAIFTNQKVVFHITSTADIGNIRDAAGKSGFKVGVGVLPIPDGSKRSGVVIGGASLWIPKAISKAQAEGALDFALYMTNTRNMADWHKLTGYYPVRQSSIALLRQQGWFSQSPLQLVAFNQLTKTVPSPATAGGLNGAAIETRRIMEEGVQKVLGGASVDSAVKETQQRVNAALSQYNSNFR from the coding sequence ATCCAGGCCCGCGCCGACGAGTTCAACAAGGCCAACCCGCGCGTCAAGGTGGTCCCGAGCTACAAGGGCAGCTACAACGACAGCCTCCAGGCCACCATCCTCGCCGCCCGGCAGGGGAGGCCCCCGGCCCTGGTCCAGATCTTCGAGGTCGGCAGCCAGCTCGCGCTCGACTCCGGCGCCTTCCAGCCGGTCAGCGGCATCAAGCGGGTGGATTTCAGCGACTACCTTAGGCCGGTGATCAACTACTACACCATCGGCGGGCGGGTCAATTCGCTGCCCTTCAACTCGTCAAGCCCGGTGCTGTACTACAACCAGGACCTGATGCAGAAAGCGGGCCTGAACCCCAAGCAGCCGCCCACCACCTTCGCCGGCATCCTCAGCGCCTGCAAGAAGATCGAGGCCGCCAAGCTCGGCGCCAACTGCTTCGGCATGAGCCTCAACGGCTGGTTCATCGAGCAGTGGATGGCGCAGCAGGGCGCCACCTTGCTCAACAACGGCAACGGGCGTGAGAAACGCGCCACCAGCGTCAACCTCGACAGTCCCCAGGGCCGCAAGATCTTTACCTTCTTCAAGACCTTGCAGGACAACAAGTGGTTTTCCTACACGGGCAAGCTCGAAGACTGGGACGGCTCGGACGCGATCTTCACCAATCAGAAGGTCGTTTTCCACATCACTTCCACCGCCGACATCGGCAACATCCGCGACGCGGCGGGCAAGAGCGGCTTCAAAGTCGGCGTCGGCGTGCTCCCGATTCCCGACGGCAGCAAGCGCAGCGGCGTGGTGATCGGCGGAGCGAGCCTGTGGATTCCCAAGGCGATCAGCAAGGCGCAGGCGGAAGGCGCACTCGACTTCGCCCTCTACATGACGAACACGCGGAACATGGCCGACTGGCACAAGCTGACCGGCTACTACCCGGTGCGCCAGAGCAGCATCGCGCTGCTGCGCCAGCAGGGGTGGTTCAGCCAGTCGCCGCTGCAACTCGTGGCCTTCAACCAGCTCACCAAGACGGTGCCCAGCCCCGCCACCGCCGGCGGCCTGAACGGCGCCGCCATCGAGACGCGCCGCATCATGGAAGAGGGCGTGCAGAAGGTTCTCGGCGGCGCGAGCGTGGACAGCGCCGTCAAGGAAACCCAGCAGCGGGTCAACGCCGCGCTGTCGCAGTACAACTCGAACTTCCGGTGA
- a CDS encoding glycerophosphodiester phosphodiesterase has product MPLLLGHRGSPRAHPENSLAGFQAALDAGLDGTELDVRRLADGTLAVHHDAALRGGRALAELTRAELPPEVPTLPEVLAWAADTGAYLNVEIKWEGWQPDDRVARTLDSLRVHGLTRQVILSSFNPLILAAARELAPDIERGVLYDRPWRAGPLELPEVVGRWVDAAALHPHHALIGPELLALARRRGWRVNTWTVNEPGEVQRLKALGVDGLIGDLPEVLLTGR; this is encoded by the coding sequence ATGCCTCTGCTGCTCGGCCACCGCGGCTCGCCCCGCGCTCACCCTGAAAACTCGCTGGCCGGCTTCCAGGCGGCGCTCGATGCGGGCTTAGACGGCACCGAACTCGACGTGCGCCGCCTCGCCGACGGCACGCTGGCGGTGCACCACGACGCCGCGCTCAGGGGTGGCCGGGCACTCGCCGAGCTCACCCGCGCCGAGCTGCCGCCCGAGGTTCCGACGCTGCCGGAAGTGCTCGCCTGGGCCGCCGACACCGGCGCTTACCTCAACGTGGAGATCAAGTGGGAAGGCTGGCAGCCCGACGACCGCGTCGCCCGGACCCTCGACAGCCTGCGGGTGCACGGCCTGACGCGCCAGGTGATCCTGAGCAGCTTCAACCCGCTGATCCTGGCGGCGGCCCGCGAACTCGCCCCTGACATCGAGCGCGGGGTGCTCTATGACCGCCCCTGGCGCGCTGGCCCGCTGGAACTCCCCGAGGTGGTGGGCCGCTGGGTGGACGCGGCGGCGCTCCATCCCCACCACGCCCTGATCGGCCCGGAGCTGCTGGCGCTGGCGCGGCGGCGCGGCTGGCGGGTGAACACCTGGACGGTCAACGAGCCTGGCGAGGTCCAGCGGCTGAAAGCGCTGGGGGTAGACGGCCTGATCGGGGACCTGCCGGAAGTGCTCCTCACCGGGCGCTGA
- a CDS encoding histidine phosphatase family protein: MGFLPPDRATATEFWVVRHGESTWNVDGRYQGQTDVPLSPVGVLQAATLAERLTGLHFGAVYSSDLTRAVQTAQAVTERLAGAPPVQLNAELREINVGELSGLLVSEIKERFPEYLSALRADPWRTRRPGGESMEDLFGRSGAAFHALRERHPGERVLVFTHGGVVRVAVGLALGGVPEGAWARLSVTNTSITRVLIGAQSGTLLGFNDEAHLENLIHATEADDVLGQTP; the protein is encoded by the coding sequence ATGGGCTTTCTCCCGCCGGACCGCGCCACCGCGACCGAGTTCTGGGTGGTGCGTCACGGCGAGAGCACCTGGAACGTGGACGGGCGCTACCAGGGCCAGACCGACGTGCCGCTCTCGCCGGTCGGGGTGCTTCAGGCCGCCACCCTCGCCGAGCGGCTGACCGGGCTGCACTTTGGCGCGGTGTATTCGAGCGACCTGACGCGCGCGGTCCAGACGGCCCAGGCCGTGACCGAGCGCCTCGCGGGGGCGCCCCCCGTGCAGCTCAACGCGGAGCTGCGCGAGATCAATGTCGGGGAACTCTCGGGCCTGCTCGTCTCGGAGATCAAGGAGCGCTTTCCGGAGTACCTCAGCGCCCTGCGCGCCGACCCCTGGCGCACCCGGCGCCCCGGCGGCGAGAGCATGGAAGACCTCTTCGGGCGCTCGGGGGCCGCGTTCCATGCCCTGCGCGAGCGGCACCCGGGGGAGCGCGTCCTCGTCTTCACCCACGGCGGCGTCGTGCGGGTGGCGGTCGGCCTCGCCCTCGGCGGCGTACCGGAGGGCGCGTGGGCACGCCTGAGCGTCACCAACACCTCGATCACCCGCGTCCTGATCGGCGCGCAGAGCGGCACCCTGCTCGGCTTCAACGACGAGGCGCACCTCGAGAACCTGATCCACGCGACCGAGGCCGACGACGTGCTCGGCCAGACGCCCTGA
- the purM gene encoding phosphoribosylformylglycinamidine cyclo-ligase, translated as MTQTEEGSTPPTPGAAPDADAAAPASRTGGAYERAGVSIDAGHRAVALMKGAVARTHTENVLGGLGGFGGLFRASFGALEDPVLVASTDGVGTKTKVAVRVGQFGGLGHDIVNHCVNDILVQGARPLFFLDYVAMGRLLPERVAEVVTGAAQACEALGVALLGGETAEMPGVYVEGELDIVGTVVGVVDRPRLIDGARMEPGDAVLALPSAGLHTNGFSLARLALDALDWNEARADLGGQSLAELLPVPHRPYLRAYEALDRAGVDVRGMAHITGGGLVDNPPRLFPAGVGMEIDLGSWAVPPLFELIVRQAGVERSEAFRALNMGVGFLFIVPAAAREQALSALREAGEQPWEIGRMVAGRGVAFVGSPLGHPLEAS; from the coding sequence ATGACGCAGACCGAGGAAGGCTCGACTCCCCCCACGCCCGGCGCCGCCCCTGACGCAGACGCGGCGGCGCCCGCTTCCCGAACCGGCGGGGCCTACGAGCGGGCGGGCGTCAGCATCGACGCCGGGCACCGCGCCGTGGCCCTGATGAAAGGCGCGGTGGCCCGCACCCACACCGAGAACGTGCTTGGCGGTCTGGGCGGCTTCGGGGGGCTGTTTCGCGCGTCCTTCGGGGCCCTGGAAGACCCGGTCCTGGTCGCCAGCACCGACGGCGTGGGCACGAAGACGAAGGTGGCGGTGCGGGTGGGACAGTTTGGCGGCCTCGGGCACGACATCGTGAACCACTGCGTCAACGACATTCTGGTGCAGGGCGCGCGGCCGCTGTTTTTTCTCGACTACGTGGCGATGGGGCGGCTGCTGCCCGAGCGCGTGGCCGAGGTGGTGACCGGCGCGGCGCAGGCGTGCGAGGCGCTCGGCGTCGCACTTCTCGGTGGCGAGACGGCGGAGATGCCCGGCGTGTACGTGGAGGGCGAACTCGACATCGTGGGCACGGTCGTGGGGGTGGTCGACCGCCCGCGCCTGATTGACGGCGCGCGGATGGAGCCGGGCGACGCAGTGCTTGCGCTGCCGAGCGCGGGGCTCCACACCAACGGCTTTTCGCTGGCCCGCCTCGCCCTCGACGCGCTCGACTGGAATGAGGCGCGCGCCGACCTCGGGGGCCAGTCGCTCGCCGAGCTGCTGCCGGTGCCGCACCGCCCGTACCTCCGCGCCTATGAGGCGCTGGACCGGGCCGGCGTGGACGTGCGCGGCATGGCGCACATCACCGGGGGCGGGCTGGTGGACAACCCGCCGCGCCTCTTCCCGGCGGGCGTGGGAATGGAGATCGACCTGGGAAGTTGGGCGGTGCCGCCCCTGTTCGAGCTGATCGTGCGTCAGGCTGGGGTGGAGCGCTCGGAAGCGTTCCGGGCGCTGAACATGGGGGTGGGCTTCCTCTTTATCGTGCCGGCGGCGGCGCGCGAGCAAGCCCTCTCGGCGCTCCGGGAAGCCGGCGAACAGCCCTGGGAGATCGGGCGGATGGTGGCCGGTCGGGGCGTGGCCTTCGTGGGCAGCCCGCTTGGACATCCGCTGGAGGCCTCTTGA
- a CDS encoding TVP38/TMEM64 family protein translates to MTAAAPALPAYVRWLIFGGVGAALLGSLLVPEVRVFLGEAYAALTAKDPQVTHAFVRSLGWAGPLALVAGFVLQAVLPVIPAIVMIAVTARAYGPLEAFFIVYTGTMLGATAGYWLGRTVGNSLVRLLIGESARQKAYAFAQQHGAQGVLIFRLMPVLSADAMNLVAGAARMPFRPFLLATLVGALPVTVLVVWLSDDNTRMLWGLGILSAVVALVAGARWWMGQRRR, encoded by the coding sequence ATGACGGCTGCCGCCCCCGCACTTCCCGCCTACGTGCGCTGGCTGATTTTTGGCGGGGTGGGCGCGGCGCTGCTCGGCTCGCTGCTCGTGCCGGAGGTGCGCGTTTTTCTGGGCGAGGCCTACGCGGCGCTCACCGCCAAAGACCCGCAGGTCACGCACGCTTTCGTGCGCTCGCTCGGCTGGGCGGGGCCGCTCGCGCTCGTGGCGGGGTTCGTGCTTCAGGCGGTGCTGCCGGTGATTCCCGCCATCGTGATGATCGCGGTGACTGCGCGGGCCTACGGTCCGCTCGAAGCGTTTTTTATCGTCTACACCGGCACCATGCTCGGGGCCACGGCGGGCTACTGGCTCGGGCGCACGGTTGGCAACTCGCTCGTGCGGCTGTTGATCGGGGAAAGCGCACGTCAGAAGGCCTACGCGTTTGCCCAGCAGCACGGCGCGCAGGGCGTCCTGATCTTCCGGCTGATGCCGGTGCTGAGCGCCGACGCCATGAACCTCGTCGCGGGGGCGGCGCGCATGCCGTTTCGGCCCTTCCTGCTCGCCACGCTGGTCGGGGCACTCCCCGTCACCGTCCTGGTCGTGTGGCTGAGCGACGACAATACCCGGATGCTGTGGGGACTCGGCATCCTCTCCGCCGTGGTCGCCCTGGTTGCGGGCGCGCGCTGGTGGATGGGGCAACGCAGGCGCTGA